AGAACTTTTCTGCGCAGGCAACTCGCCCGCGCTCTGACTAGCTTCCACTCTAGGCCAGGGGTCTGACACTTATGCATAGATAAAGCGCGTGTTCACCCTTCGACTCCCCTATTCTATGAGGAAGCTGAGGCAAACACGCGCCTTATCTGTGCGCGCGCCTTCTTCGATTGAGTCACACTCATTAACTGTGTGCGCTGAGGCGCGTCGCGCGAAGCCTTGCGCTTATGAGCGGGTCATCTTACGCGAGGTGACAACCTCATCGATCAGGCCGTACTCCTTCGCGCCTACCGCGGTCATGAAGAGGTCACGTTCGATGTCTTTGTCGACCTGTTCGGAGGTCTGATTCGACAGTTCCGCGAGCGTATCAGCAAGCCACTGACGCATACGCAGGACCTCATCGGCCTGGATCTGCAGGTCGGTCGCCGTGCCGCGCTCTCCCCCGCCCATCGCAGGCTGGTGGATCAGTACGCGAGCGTTCGGCAATGCCAGGCGCTTGCCCGGGGTACCTGCAGCGAGAAGTACGGCAGCAGCTGATGCGGCCTGGCCGAGGCATACCGTCTGAATCTCGGGACGGATGAACTGCATCGTGTCATAAATCGCAGTCATCGCGGTGAATGAGCCACCCGGGGAGTTGATGTACATCGTGATGTCGCGTTCCGGGTCCATCGATTCAAGGACCAACAGCTGCGCCATCACATCGTCAGCGGATGCGTCATCGACCTGTGCGCCGAGGAACACGATGCGATCTTCGAACAGTTTCGCGTAAGGGTCTTGACGCTTGAAGCCGTACGGGGTGCGTTCCTCGAACTGTGGGAGGATGTAGCGGTTTTCAGGAAGGTTGCCCGCCGCCGCAGAGAAGTTCTGTGGATCAAAGTTCATGAGTTCTCCTTAGAAGACGTTGGGCTTAGTTCTGGACGCCGCCGGTGCCAGTCACGGAGGATGCGTTCACAGCGATGTGGTCGAAGAAGCCGTATTCCTTGCCTTCTTCTGCGGTGAACCAGGAGTCGCGCTCGTTATCTTTGAGGATCCTCTCAAGTGGCTGGCCGGTCTGTTCCGCGGTCAGTTCGCTCATGACTTTCTTCATGTGCAGGATCAGCTGAGCCTGAATACGAATGTCAGATGCGGTGCCTCCGATGCCGCCGGATGGCTGGTGCATCAGGATGCGGGCATTCGGGGTCGCATAGCGCTTGCCCTTGGTTCCGGAGGACAGCAGGAACTGGCCCATCGATGCTGCGAGGCCGGTAGCGACGGTCACGACGTCGTTCGGGATGAACTTCATCGTGTCGTAGATGGCCATGCCCGCGGTGATCGAGCCACCTGGTGAGTTAATGTAGAGGTAGATGTCCGCTTCCGGGTCTTCCGCGGAGAGTAGTAGCAACTGGGAGCAGATCGTGTTGGCGATCTTGTCTTCTACCTGACTGCCCAACCAGATGATGCGTTCCTTCAGCAGGCGCTTGTAAATGTAGTCTTCCTGCATTGCCGGGTCTACGGAGGACATGCTCGGTGTCTCTTCAGAGCTCGTCATACTTCTCCCTCTCTGTGAGGTCCTCAGAGGTAAACCCATAGCGGGTCTACGTGAATTGCTTGCTAACGACATTACCTAGGGGGCCGTTGCTTATCAGGGGGAAAACAGGGTGTTTCGCTTACGGCGTGAGCTCACTCGCTAGGAGCGGACAACCCAGGCACCGGGTCCACGACTCAGCGATCGCGCGGATCGCTGACGACAACGCGGATGCCTCACAGACAACTCCGTGCCTTTAACGTGGATGTGGCCCCGCTAGATGATCTAGCGGGGCCACACGGGGTTCTGCACGAGGATTTAGTTCTCCTCGGTTGCTTCCTCAGTCTCCTGTTCACCTTCTGGGGTGACGAACGGGGTCAGGTCGACGTCCTTGCCGTCGGTGTCCGTGACCTTCGCTGACTCGAGGACCTTA
The Pseudoglutamicibacter albus DNA segment above includes these coding regions:
- a CDS encoding ATP-dependent Clp protease proteolytic subunit, with the protein product MSSVDPAMQEDYIYKRLLKERIIWLGSQVEDKIANTICSQLLLLSAEDPEADIYLYINSPGGSITAGMAIYDTMKFIPNDVVTVATGLAASMGQFLLSSGTKGKRYATPNARILMHQPSGGIGGTASDIRIQAQLILHMKKVMSELTAEQTGQPLERILKDNERDSWFTAEEGKEYGFFDHIAVNASSVTGTGGVQN
- a CDS encoding ATP-dependent Clp protease proteolytic subunit, encoding MNFDPQNFSAAAGNLPENRYILPQFEERTPYGFKRQDPYAKLFEDRIVFLGAQVDDASADDVMAQLLVLESMDPERDITMYINSPGGSFTAMTAIYDTMQFIRPEIQTVCLGQAASAAAVLLAAGTPGKRLALPNARVLIHQPAMGGGERGTATDLQIQADEVLRMRQWLADTLAELSNQTSEQVDKDIERDLFMTAVGAKEYGLIDEVVTSRKMTRS